A single window of Sphingobacteriales bacterium DNA harbors:
- a CDS encoding TonB-dependent receptor has protein sequence MIFSYSFACNFSIKGNIVDEHDGTALAFASVYIIETNSFYNSNEDGYIEINDLCEQTYTLVVAHISCQPDTQKILVNKDISIQLYLEHHTELLQEIQTTSDRIKEDFGNSIKLNRIDFLNNQGKDITTILGNINGISILKTGANISKPIVNGFFNDRVSLVYNGILLNTQDWSPDHAPELDANSITKANIITNSSFVEYTTQNTGAVVLLEQQNISLSKYKKFGVLSSFQTNNLGTSISTFWQQSFEKSYGFRVQFSYKKAADSNTPKYNLSNTGNEEIAFTLLQKIKIGKNIVAAINYNYIQQELGILRAAHIGNINDLNNAIASDTPLIILPRTFEISSPKQHINHHQADAKLIYTLKKNAFLEFRNNIQHNRRKEFDIRRGGRSNIPALDMNLLTYSSKVSYNHEKYVAKNNDWLWIHKSGINYLYKNNTNNAETGIVPLVPDYIQHNIGLFSTHEFNKQNIKVDVGARIEYSYALAYTFDKNANIIFNKYRFIPYSISSNVYIPNKIVNLQTGITLTTKLPNMNELHSNGLHHGTASIEYGNSKLKLEKAFQWNNILQYNYKKYIHIELFYRLQYIKDYIYLAPDSLPIYTIRGAFPVFHYISTNALIQNIAIQAQSQISTFASLQMKYNMIRAKDLTTTDYIINIPPDALHASIKFFKDFKKVTNTFVELESKYVFRQKRTPTEMKDFKPAPDNYWLLNANLGVTFNLGSNHKLVTSLQFENILNKTYRDYLNRLRYFADEVGFNSTIRIQYFFN, from the coding sequence TTGATATTTTCCTATTCATTTGCATGTAACTTTAGCATTAAAGGTAATATTGTAGATGAACATGATGGAACTGCACTTGCATTTGCAAGTGTGTATATAATTGAAACTAATAGTTTTTACAATAGTAATGAAGATGGTTATATTGAAATTAATGACTTATGCGAGCAAACTTATACATTAGTTGTGGCGCATATAAGCTGTCAGCCTGATACTCAAAAAATATTAGTTAATAAAGACATTAGTATTCAATTGTATTTAGAACATCATACCGAATTGTTGCAAGAAATACAAACAACATCTGATAGAATAAAAGAAGATTTTGGTAATAGTATTAAGCTAAATAGGATTGATTTCTTGAATAACCAAGGAAAAGATATTACTACGATACTTGGCAATATAAATGGAATTAGTATTTTAAAAACTGGTGCTAATATTTCAAAACCAATTGTAAATGGTTTCTTTAATGATAGAGTATCCTTGGTTTATAATGGAATATTGCTCAATACTCAAGACTGGAGTCCAGACCATGCACCAGAACTTGATGCAAATAGTATAACAAAGGCAAATATTATTACTAATAGTAGCTTTGTTGAATATACAACACAAAATACTGGTGCAGTCGTATTACTAGAACAGCAAAATATTTCATTAAGTAAATACAAAAAATTTGGTGTTTTATCTTCATTTCAGACTAATAATCTTGGAACATCAATTTCTACTTTTTGGCAACAATCATTTGAAAAATCATATGGGTTTAGAGTTCAATTTTCATACAAAAAAGCTGCTGACTCAAATACGCCAAAATATAATTTAAGTAATACAGGAAATGAAGAAATAGCTTTTACACTTTTACAAAAAATAAAAATCGGTAAAAATATTGTTGCTGCTATAAATTACAATTATATTCAACAAGAGTTGGGCATTTTGCGTGCTGCACATATTGGAAACATAAATGATTTGAATAATGCCATTGCATCAGATACGCCACTAATTATTTTACCAAGAACTTTTGAAATTTCTAGTCCAAAACAGCACATCAATCACCATCAAGCTGATGCAAAACTAATTTATACACTAAAAAAGAATGCGTTTTTAGAATTTAGAAATAATATTCAACACAATAGAAGAAAGGAATTTGACATAAGAAGAGGTGGTAGATCTAACATTCCTGCATTAGACATGAATTTGCTTACCTATAGTTCGAAAGTAAGTTACAATCATGAAAAGTATGTTGCCAAGAATAATGATTGGTTGTGGATTCACAAATCTGGAATAAATTATCTATATAAAAACAATACTAATAATGCAGAAACTGGTATTGTGCCATTGGTTCCAGACTATATTCAACATAATATTGGCTTATTTTCCACACATGAATTTAATAAACAGAACATCAAAGTTGATGTTGGCGCTAGAATAGAATATAGTTATGCATTGGCATACACTTTTGATAAAAATGCAAATATTATATTTAATAAGTATCGTTTTATACCATATTCTATTTCATCCAATGTTTATATACCTAATAAAATTGTAAATCTTCAAACAGGAATTACTTTAACAACAAAACTACCAAACATGAATGAGTTGCATAGCAATGGTTTACATCATGGTACAGCAAGTATTGAATATGGAAATAGCAAGCTAAAATTGGAAAAAGCATTTCAATGGAATAATATTTTGCAATACAATTATAAAAAATACATACACATCGAACTTTTTTATAGACTACAATACATCAAAGATTACATTTATTTAGCTCCAGATAGTTTGCCAATTTATACCATTCGTGGTGCCTTTCCAGTATTTCATTATATATCAACCAATGCATTAATACAGAATATTGCAATTCAAGCTCAATCTCAGATTTCAACTTTTGCATCCTTGCAAATGAAATATAATATGATAAGAGCAAAAGATTTAACAACTACAGATTATATCATAAATATTCCACCAGATGCTTTGCATGCATCCATCAAGTTTTTTAAAGACTTTAAAAAAGTGACTAATACGTTTGTTGAACTTGAGTCTAAATATGTGTTTAGGCAAAAACGTACACCAACAGAAATGAAAGATTTTAAACCAGCACCAGACAATTATTGGTTACTAAATGCAAATTTAGGTGTTACCTTCAATCTTGGTTCAAACCACAAATTGGTAACTTCATTACAATTTGAAAACATACTCAACAAAACCTATAGAGATTATTTGAATAGACTCAGATATTTTGCAGATGAAGTAGGTTTTAATTCCACTATTAGAATTCAATATTTTTTTAATTGA
- the frr gene encoding ribosome recycling factor, with product MNEEVQLILEETKSSMFKALKFLEEDLRKIRAGKASPDMLNGITVEYYGMPTPLNQVAGIKLLNTRTLLIQPFEKKLIGDVERAIFQSNIGVTPQNDGENIRLQIPPMTEERRRDLVKQSKSEGEQCKIVIRNARKEANETIKDLQKDGLSEDLAKDAESNVQNLTNEHITKVDKMLQLKEEEILTI from the coding sequence ATGAACGAAGAAGTACAACTCATTTTAGAAGAAACAAAATCATCAATGTTTAAAGCGTTGAAATTTTTGGAAGAAGATTTAAGAAAAATAAGAGCAGGAAAAGCAAGTCCAGATATGCTCAATGGAATTACTGTAGAATACTATGGTATGCCTACACCATTAAATCAAGTTGCAGGTATAAAATTACTAAATACTAGAACATTGTTGATACAACCATTTGAAAAAAAATTGATTGGTGATGTGGAAAGAGCTATTTTTCAAAGTAATATTGGTGTAACGCCACAAAATGACGGTGAAAACATTAGATTGCAAATTCCACCAATGACTGAAGAACGTAGACGTGATTTGGTAAAACAATCTAAAAGTGAAGGTGAACAATGCAAAATAGTAATTAGAAATGCAAGAAAGGAAGCCAACGAAACTATTAAAGATTTGCAAAAAGATGGACTTTCTGAAGATTTGGCTAAAGATGCTGAATCGAATGTGCAAAATCTTACAAATGAGCACATTACAAAAGTAGACAAGATGTTACAACTTAAAGAAGAAGAAATTTTAACGATATAA
- the rpmA gene encoding 50S ribosomal protein L27 — protein MAHKKGVGSSKNGRESESKRLGVKIYGGQTVIPGNIIIRQRGTKFHPGDGVGIGKDHTIFALVDGVVSFRKGFKDRTFVSVA, from the coding sequence ATGGCACACAAGAAAGGCGTTGGTAGTTCAAAAAACGGTAGAGAGTCTGAAAGCAAAAGACTTGGCGTAAAAATATATGGTGGACAAACTGTAATTCCTGGTAATATCATTATCAGACAAAGAGGTACAAAATTTCATCCAGGTGATGGTGTTGGTATTGGTAAAGACCACACTATTTTTGCTTTGGTTGATGGTGTAGTTTCTTTCAGAAAAGGATTTAAAGATAGAACTTTTGTAAGCGTAGCTTAA
- the gatC gene encoding Asp-tRNA(Asn)/Glu-tRNA(Gln) amidotransferase subunit GatC, translating into MQVDDKLIDKLAKLSKLKFDTEESRTEIKSDLTKILGFMEKLNELNTDGVEPLIFINEDVNVFRTDEVKYYITKEEALANAPLKNKDYILVPKFVKGTKY; encoded by the coding sequence ATGCAGGTAGACGATAAATTGATAGACAAGCTAGCTAAACTTTCTAAACTAAAATTTGATACTGAAGAATCAAGAACAGAGATAAAAAGCGACTTGACAAAGATTTTAGGCTTTATGGAAAAATTGAATGAACTAAACACAGATGGCGTAGAACCTTTAATTTTTATTAATGAAGATGTAAATGTATTTAGAACTGATGAAGTAAAATATTACATTACTAAAGAAGAAGCATTGGCAAACGCACCATTAAAAAACAAAGACTATATTTTAGTGCCTAAGTTTGTAAAAGGCACAAAATATTAA
- the polA gene encoding DNA polymerase I — translation MNKLYIFDSFAMIFRAYFAFQKNPLLNSKGQNVSAITGFVNTLYEIITKYQPTHIACAFDSISPTLRHEEFEAYKANRAETPEDIIFSIPYIKEIIKAFNIPVLELDGYEADDIIGTIALKAEKHQIETHIVTMDKDLGQMVTDKIFIHRPPYMGNPAEVYGVQEICAKWEIENPRQLIDILGLMGDAVDNIPGVAGVGEKTAKKLIQEFGSIENIYENLDQVKGKLKDKLQEQKEQAFMSKSLATVYIDVPIDFDENLFQIKEINKEKLASIFAELEFKTLGKRILGSDYDMNSISNKSANTTSTKNDTNQYDLFAQQDTTQQDDINTENEIPQQNNIHSVEHQYELIDTEEKIKQLTEILAKQNKICFDTETTSLNTFEAELVGISFSIQAHQAYYIPFSNDFDATIKILEYFKPILEDSQIIKIGQNIKYDLLVLKKYNIELKGIMWDTMLAHYLMEPDAKHNMDVLAENYLNYSPISITELIGSKGKKQGNMRDVPVEIVKDYAAEDADITYQLYQKFEDNIDNTELNKLFYDVESKLIPVLAEAEFEGVNIDVSFLNQYSKEIGTEILELQTKIFEISNTTFNIDSPKQLGEVLFDYLKIPYVGKKTKTGQYSTDEETLSKIQDKHPIVEYLLNYREYTKLKSTYVDAIPNLINPETNRIHTTFNQTIAATGRLSSINPNLQNIPIRTERGRKIRQAFIPRNENYELMSADYSQIELRIVASISGDKNMQQAFQDNLDIHTATASRVFNVALEEVTSEMRRKAKMVNFGIIYGISAFGLAQRLSISRTEAGALIEEYFKQYNGIKQYMDNTIAFAQQNEYVETLLKRRRYIRDINSGNYTIRGFAERNAINAPIQGSAADMIKIAMINIHKQLKVLNLQSKLVLQVHDELLFDVKKEEKQILKEMVLNEMKNALPLQVPIEVSCGFGNNWLEAH, via the coding sequence ATGAATAAATTATATATATTTGATTCCTTTGCAATGATTTTTAGAGCATATTTTGCTTTTCAAAAAAATCCATTACTCAATAGCAAAGGACAAAATGTTTCAGCAATCACAGGATTTGTAAATACATTATACGAAATCATCACAAAATATCAACCAACACATATAGCTTGTGCTTTTGATAGCATTTCGCCAACATTGCGCCACGAAGAGTTTGAAGCATATAAAGCAAATAGAGCAGAAACACCAGAAGATATTATATTTTCAATACCATATATCAAAGAAATTATAAAAGCATTCAATATTCCAGTTTTAGAATTAGATGGATACGAAGCTGATGATATTATTGGAACTATTGCATTAAAAGCAGAAAAGCATCAGATAGAAACACATATTGTAACAATGGACAAAGATTTAGGTCAAATGGTTACAGACAAAATATTTATCCATCGTCCACCATACATGGGCAACCCAGCAGAAGTATATGGTGTACAAGAAATATGTGCCAAATGGGAAATCGAAAATCCTAGACAACTAATAGATATTTTAGGTTTGATGGGCGATGCCGTAGACAATATTCCAGGTGTGGCAGGCGTTGGAGAAAAAACAGCAAAAAAATTAATACAAGAGTTTGGAAGTATAGAAAATATATACGAGAACTTAGATCAAGTAAAAGGCAAACTCAAGGATAAACTGCAAGAGCAAAAAGAACAAGCATTCATGTCAAAAAGTTTGGCTACAGTATATATAGATGTACCAATTGATTTTGATGAAAATTTATTTCAAATTAAAGAAATCAACAAAGAGAAGTTAGCAAGCATTTTTGCAGAATTAGAATTTAAAACATTAGGAAAAAGAATATTAGGTAGTGATTATGATATGAATAGCATATCTAATAAAAGTGCGAACACTACTTCAACAAAAAATGATACCAACCAATACGATTTATTTGCACAACAGGATACAACACAACAAGATGATATAAATACAGAAAACGAAATACCACAACAGAATAATATTCATAGTGTTGAGCATCAATATGAACTGATTGATACAGAAGAAAAAATTAAGCAATTAACAGAAATATTAGCAAAGCAAAACAAAATATGTTTTGATACAGAAACCACATCATTAAATACATTTGAGGCAGAATTAGTTGGCATTAGTTTTAGTATTCAAGCACATCAAGCATATTATATTCCATTTTCTAATGATTTTGATGCCACAATAAAAATATTAGAATATTTCAAACCAATATTAGAAGATAGTCAAATCATAAAAATAGGTCAAAATATAAAATATGATTTATTAGTATTAAAAAAATACAATATAGAATTGAAAGGAATAATGTGGGATACCATGTTAGCACACTATCTAATGGAGCCAGATGCAAAACACAATATGGATGTTTTAGCGGAAAACTATTTGAATTACAGTCCAATAAGTATCACAGAATTAATTGGAAGCAAAGGCAAAAAGCAAGGCAACATGCGTGATGTTCCAGTAGAGATTGTAAAAGATTACGCAGCAGAAGATGCAGATATTACTTATCAATTATATCAAAAATTTGAAGATAATATAGATAACACAGAATTAAATAAATTATTTTATGATGTAGAGTCAAAATTAATTCCAGTTTTAGCAGAAGCAGAATTCGAAGGTGTAAATATTGATGTGTCATTTTTAAATCAATATTCAAAAGAAATTGGAACTGAGATACTTGAACTACAAACAAAAATATTTGAAATAAGTAATACAACATTCAATATAGACTCACCAAAACAATTGGGCGAAGTATTATTTGATTATCTGAAAATACCTTATGTAGGCAAAAAAACCAAAACAGGACAATACAGCACAGACGAAGAAACCTTATCAAAAATACAAGACAAGCATCCAATTGTAGAATATTTGCTCAACTACCGTGAGTACACCAAGCTAAAATCAACCTATGTAGATGCAATTCCAAATCTTATCAATCCAGAAACCAACAGAATACATACAACATTCAACCAAACCATTGCAGCAACAGGAAGACTAAGTTCTATCAATCCAAACTTACAGAATATACCAATTCGTACAGAACGTGGAAGAAAAATCAGACAAGCATTCATTCCAAGAAACGAAAATTATGAATTAATGTCTGCAGATTATTCACAAATAGAATTGAGAATAGTTGCATCAATTAGTGGAGACAAAAACATGCAACAAGCATTTCAAGACAACTTAGACATACACACAGCAACAGCATCAAGAGTATTTAATGTTGCATTAGAAGAAGTTACCAGCGAAATGAGAAGAAAAGCAAAGATGGTTAATTTTGGAATTATCTATGGCATATCAGCATTCGGATTGGCACAAAGATTGAGTATATCTAGAACAGAAGCAGGCGCATTGATTGAAGAATATTTCAAACAATATAATGGCATCAAGCAATACATGGATAATACAATCGCATTTGCACAACAAAACGAGTATGTAGAAACGCTACTAAAACGTAGAAGATATATCAGAGATATTAATTCAGGAAATTATACCATCCGAGGTTTTGCAGAAAGAAATGCCATCAATGCACCAATTCAAGGTTCAGCAGCAGATATGATAAAAATTGCAATGATTAACATACACAAGCAACTAAAAGTGTTAAATTTACAATCTAAATTAGTACTACAAGTACACGACGAACTACTATTTGACGTAAAAAAGGAAGAGAAGCAGATTCTTAAGGAAATGGTATTAAACGAAATGAAAAATGCATTACCTTTGCAAGTACCAATAGAAGTGAGCTGTGGTTTTGGTAATAATTGGTTAGAAGCACATTAA
- a CDS encoding ABC transporter ATP-binding protein, translating into MIDIQQIRREFKLGDEVIRALKTVNLQINKNEYVALMGPSGSGKSTLMNILGCLDTPTAGKYLLNGIDVSSMKDNELAEVRNKQIGFIFQTFNLIPRLNTLENVALPLIYAGWSKDKREQRAKEVLEQVGLADRVKHKPNELSGGQRQRVAVARALVNFPSLILADEPTGNLDTKTSYEIMALFDEIQKNGNTIVIVTHEEDIAKYAHRIVRLRDGLIESDEINLR; encoded by the coding sequence ATTATTGATATACAACAAATAAGAAGAGAGTTTAAATTAGGAGATGAAGTAATTCGAGCCTTAAAAACTGTAAACTTACAAATAAATAAGAATGAATATGTAGCATTAATGGGTCCATCTGGCTCAGGAAAATCTACGCTAATGAATATTTTGGGTTGTTTGGATACACCTACAGCAGGAAAATATTTACTCAATGGAATAGATGTAAGTAGCATGAAAGATAATGAGCTTGCAGAAGTTAGAAATAAGCAAATAGGATTTATATTTCAAACATTCAATCTAATACCAAGATTAAATACATTAGAGAACGTAGCATTACCATTAATATACGCAGGATGGAGCAAAGACAAAAGAGAACAACGTGCAAAAGAAGTGTTAGAGCAAGTTGGTTTGGCAGATAGAGTAAAGCACAAACCAAACGAACTTTCTGGCGGACAAAGACAAAGAGTTGCTGTTGCACGCGCATTAGTTAATTTTCCTTCATTAATCTTAGCAGACGAACCAACAGGAAACTTAGATACCAAAACATCTTACGAAATCATGGCATTGTTTGATGAAATTCAAAAAAATGGCAATACCATAGTTATTGTTACACACGAAGAAGACATTGCAAAATACGCACACAGAATTGTAAGATTGAGAGATGGATTAATAGAAAGTGATGAAATAAATTTGAGATAA
- a CDS encoding PorP/SprF family type IX secretion system membrane protein produces MLVFCCQNTIAQEIHFSDVRQIPYFFNPAYTGFFDDDVRGGLIYRNQAPTIGNTFNTLGFGADFSLLKQKNDNNTIIGVGINGFFDRAGNIGYMDNSLLANFSYIKALDKKQKFYLSIGIQAGYAFRKVNLGKVTLESGFDGENFNFSQPDVLENYQNAKNKYFRLGTGAILFFNLSDAIKFHFGASANNLARQNVSFFDNKKIRQKPRFVYSFGMEAQFNQFIILPYVLAQMQLPEYKLLFGSMFKYTSDNNQFNIKDNIYVLGFGVGYRVLDAVVLSAQASYKHFTLNISYDINTSKLIRASNTVGAIEASIIYQNTFLTRSNKKPYKKMHFPKVF; encoded by the coding sequence TTGTTAGTTTTTTGTTGCCAAAATACAATAGCTCAAGAAATACATTTTTCTGATGTAAGACAAATACCTTATTTCTTCAATCCAGCGTACACAGGATTTTTTGATGATGATGTGCGTGGTGGTTTAATTTATCGTAACCAAGCACCAACAATTGGAAATACCTTTAATACCTTAGGTTTTGGTGCAGATTTTTCATTATTAAAACAAAAAAATGATAATAATACAATTATTGGTGTTGGAATAAATGGTTTTTTTGATAGAGCTGGCAATATTGGCTACATGGACAATTCATTATTGGCAAATTTTTCATACATCAAAGCATTAGATAAAAAACAAAAATTCTATTTATCAATTGGCATACAAGCTGGCTATGCATTTAGGAAAGTGAATCTTGGCAAAGTAACTTTAGAATCTGGGTTTGATGGCGAAAATTTTAATTTCTCACAACCTGATGTCTTAGAAAATTATCAAAATGCAAAGAATAAATATTTTAGATTAGGAACTGGTGCAATTCTATTTTTTAATTTGAGTGATGCCATAAAATTTCATTTTGGTGCATCTGCCAATAATTTAGCAAGACAAAATGTATCTTTCTTTGACAACAAAAAAATAAGACAAAAGCCAAGATTTGTTTATAGTTTTGGTATGGAAGCACAATTTAATCAATTTATAATTTTGCCTTACGTATTGGCACAAATGCAACTTCCAGAATATAAGTTGTTGTTTGGAAGCATGTTTAAATACACGTCGGACAACAATCAATTTAATATAAAAGACAATATTTATGTGCTTGGTTTTGGTGTTGGATATAGAGTATTAGATGCTGTGGTACTTTCTGCACAAGCATCTTACAAGCATTTTACACTTAATATTTCATACGACATAAATACTTCAAAATTGATACGAGCAAGCAACACTGTTGGCGCAATTGAAGCATCAATTATATATCAAAATACATTTTTAACAAGAAGCAACAAAAAGCCATACAAAAAAATGCATTTCCCAAAAGTGTTTTAG
- a CDS encoding MarR family transcriptional regulator has protein sequence MDLFREAADKMVIYNVRKSWLGITKFYNDMTTKYGGTISMAFVLLALYEEDGVPVTKIAPRIGMEPNSLSRILKELEQKNILFRKKSNDDSRVVHICLTEDGKNLRKLALKSVFNLEKEIKSELNEEDLKGFFKVMEHVPLAISQIQESMSNSKK, from the coding sequence ATGGATTTGTTCAGAGAAGCAGCTGATAAAATGGTAATTTATAATGTGAGAAAATCATGGTTAGGAATTACTAAATTTTATAATGACATGACTACAAAATATGGTGGTACAATTTCTATGGCATTTGTATTGTTAGCATTATATGAAGAAGATGGTGTGCCTGTAACCAAAATTGCACCACGCATTGGAATGGAACCAAATAGTTTATCAAGAATTTTGAAAGAATTAGAACAAAAGAATATATTATTCAGAAAAAAAAGTAATGATGATTCAAGAGTTGTACATATATGCTTAACCGAAGATGGTAAAAACTTAAGAAAACTAGCATTAAAGTCAGTATTTAATTTAGAAAAAGAAATAAAATCAGAACTAAATGAAGAAGATTTAAAAGGCTTTTTCAAAGTGATGGAACATGTGCCATTAGCAATAAGTCAAATCCAAGAAAGCATGTCAAATTCAAAAAAATAG
- the rplU gene encoding 50S ribosomal protein L21: MFALVEIGGHQFKVSADQEIFVYKLAGNAGDKVTFDKVLLVSGDSGTTVGAPTVAGSTVSATIVEQLKDDKVLVFKKKRRKGYKVKNGFRQSLTKIKIDSIA, from the coding sequence ATGTTTGCGTTAGTAGAAATAGGTGGTCATCAATTTAAAGTAAGTGCTGATCAAGAAATTTTTGTATATAAATTAGCTGGAAATGCTGGTGATAAAGTAACTTTTGATAAAGTACTTTTAGTATCTGGTGACAGTGGAACTACAGTTGGAGCACCAACAGTAGCTGGAAGCACAGTATCTGCAACTATTGTAGAGCAGCTTAAAGATGACAAAGTTTTGGTATTCAAGAAAAAAAGAAGAAAAGGTTATAAAGTTAAAAATGGTTTTAGACAATCATTAACAAAAATAAAAATTGATTCAATAGCTTAA
- a CDS encoding pyridoxal-phosphate dependent enzyme: protein MQIFDNILDTIGNTPIVKLNKITAHIPATVCVKLEYGNPGNSIKDRMAVKMVDDAEIDGRLKPGGTIIECTSGNTGMGLAIVAAVRGYKCIFTSNDKQSKEKFDMLRALGAEVIVCPTNVDADDERSYYSVARKLANETPNSVWLNQYDNLSNRQAHYESTGPEIWRQTDGKITHFVVGIGTGGTVTGVSKYLKEQNPAIKTWGIDTYGSILKQYHETGTFDPKEIHSYITEGIGEDIIPKNYDFSLIDYIEKVTDKEAALMQRRLAKEEGLFLGNSAGSAVQGLLQLHEKFPLTKDDLVIIVTHDHGSRYVGKFFNDEWMKSKGFLD, encoded by the coding sequence ATGCAAATTTTCGATAATATACTAGACACAATAGGTAATACACCAATTGTAAAACTTAATAAGATTACAGCACATATTCCAGCAACTGTATGTGTAAAATTAGAATATGGAAATCCTGGAAATTCTATCAAAGATAGAATGGCAGTAAAAATGGTGGATGATGCTGAAATTGATGGAAGACTAAAACCAGGTGGCACAATTATAGAATGTACTTCTGGAAATACAGGAATGGGACTTGCCATTGTTGCAGCAGTACGTGGCTACAAATGTATTTTCACATCAAACGACAAACAATCTAAAGAAAAATTTGATATGTTAAGAGCACTTGGTGCAGAAGTTATAGTATGTCCAACAAATGTTGATGCAGATGATGAGCGTTCTTACTATTCTGTTGCAAGAAAACTAGCAAATGAAACTCCAAACTCAGTTTGGCTCAATCAATATGATAACTTATCAAATAGACAAGCACATTATGAAAGCACAGGACCAGAAATTTGGCGACAAACTGATGGGAAAATCACACATTTTGTTGTAGGTATTGGAACTGGTGGCACAGTTACAGGCGTTTCAAAATACTTGAAAGAACAAAATCCAGCAATAAAAACTTGGGGCATTGATACATACGGTTCAATCTTAAAACAATACCACGAAACAGGCACATTTGACCCAAAAGAAATACACAGTTATATTACAGAAGGTATTGGTGAAGATATTATTCCAAAAAACTACGATTTTTCTTTAATAGACTATATAGAAAAAGTAACTGACAAAGAAGCTGCCTTAATGCAAAGAAGATTAGCAAAAGAAGAAGGCTTATTTCTAGGAAATTCTGCTGGTTCAGCTGTACAAGGATTACTACAACTACACGAAAAATTTCCATTAACAAAAGATGACTTAGTAATCATTGTAACGCATGACCATGGCTCAAGATATGTCGGAAAATTCTTCAATGATGAATGGATGAAATCAAAAGGCTTTTTAGACTAG